In Cicer arietinum cultivar CDC Frontier isolate Library 1 chromosome 7, Cicar.CDCFrontier_v2.0, whole genome shotgun sequence, a single window of DNA contains:
- the LOC101494623 gene encoding aspartic proteinase-like has product MGNKFHAVVLCLLLSTLLVCAVSFASNDGLRRIGLKKIKLDRNNKLAAGIRSNKLVETEETDIVALKNYLDAQYYGEIAIGNSPQKFTVIFDTGSSNLWVPSSKCTFSVACYFHAKYKSRQSNTYRKNGTAAAIQYGTGAISGFFSYDSVKVGDIVVKNQEFIEATKEPGVTFLVAKFDGILGLGFQEISVGYAVPVWYNMVEQGLIQEPVFSFWLNRKPEEEEGGEIVFGGVDPAHYKGEHTYVPVTRKGYWQFDMGDVIIDGKSTGYCADGCSAIADSGTSLLAGPTTVITMINQAIGASGVVSKECKTIVAEYGQTIMNLLLAEAQPKKICSEIGLCTFDGTHGVNLAIESVVDESERKSSGGLHGASCSACEMAVVWMQNQLSQNKTQDQILTYINNLCDKMPSPMGESSVDCEDISSLPVVSFTIGGRTFDLAPEEYILKVGEGPAAQCISGFTAIDIAPPRGPIWILGDIFMGRYHTVFDFGKSRVGFAEAA; this is encoded by the exons ATGGGGAACAAATTTCATGCAGTGGTGTTGTGTTTGTTGTTGTCAACTCTTTTGGTTTGTGCGGTttcttttgcatccaatgaTGGACTGCGAAGAATTGGACTCAAAAAGATTAAATTGGATCGTAACAACAAGCTTGCTGCTGGAATCAGATCCAACAAGCTGGTTGAAACTGAAGAAACTGATATTGTTGCGTTAAAGAATTACTTGGATGCTCAGTACTATGGTGAAATAGCAATTGGAAACTCTCCTCAAAAGTTTACTGTCATTTTCGACACTGGTAGCTCTAATTTGTGGGTTCCATCCTCTAAATGTACCTTCTCG GTTGCATGCTACTTCCACGCCAAGTACAAGTCCAGGCAATCAAATACTTATAGGAAAAATG GGACTGCTGCTGCAATTCAATATGGCACTGGAGCAATTTCTGGTTTCTTTAGTTATGACAGTGTCAAAGTTGGTGACATAGTTGTAAAGAACCAG GAATTTATTGAAGCAACTAAGGAGCCTGGTGTTACTTTTCTGGTGGCCAAGTTTGATGGTATATTGGGACTTGGGTTTCAAGAGATATCAGTTGGATATGCTGTTCCAGTGTG GTACAATATGGTTGAACAAGGTCTTATTCAGGAACCAGTATTTTCATTTTGGCTTAACCGTAAACCAGAGGAAGAGGAAGGGGGCGAGATTGTTTTTGGTGGTGTTGATCCTGCTCACTACAAGGGAGAGCACACTTATGTTCCTGTGACAAGAAAAGGATATTGGCAG tttgaTATGGGAGATGTAATTATTGATGGTAAATCCACTG GATATTGTGCTGATGGCTGTTCGGCCATTGCAGACTCAGGGACTTCTTTGTTGGCAGGTCCAACG acTGTAATTACCATGATAAACCAAGCAATTGGAGCATCAGGCGTTGTAAGCAAAGAGTGCAAGACCATTGTTGCAGAGTATGGACAAACAATAATGAACTTGCTTTTAGCTGAA GCACAGCCAAAGAAGATCTGTTCTGAAATTGGATTATGCACTTTTGACGGGACTCATGGTGTTAA TTTGGCTATTGAGAGTGTGGTGGATGAGAGTGAAAGAAAATCTTCTGGCGGTCTTCATGGTGCTTCTTGTTCTGCTTGTGAGATGGCAGTTGTTTGGATGCAGAACCAGCTGAGCCAGAATAAGACCCAAGATCAGATACTAACCTATATCAATAAC CTTTGTGATAAAATGCCTAGTCCAATGGGAGAATCATCTGTTGACTGTGAGGATATCTCTTCGTTGCCTGTAGTTTCCTTCACAATTGGTGGAAGAACTTTTGACCTTGCTCCGGAGGAG TACATACTCAAGGTGGGCGAAGGTCCTGCAGCTCAGTGCATTAGTGGCTTTACTGCTATAGACATTGCTCCTCCACGTGGCCCTATCTG GATCCTTGGAGATATCTTCATGGGGCGTTACCACACAGTATTTGATTTTGGTAAATCAAGAGTTGGATTTGCTGAAGCAGCATAG